Proteins encoded within one genomic window of Corallococcus macrosporus:
- a CDS encoding carboxypeptidase-like regulatory domain-containing protein, with product MRARTSMGALVLALVGCGGFDNGDLRTGTVRGRVLGAESGVARVSVLGHSELRATVNADGRFELDGVPATSLELFVVASRTQAARTPVLAQGARVTDVGDIQGKPGAFLTVRVRDEQGAIPPDVEVELRGTGEDRAKVDTSSGEVRLGPLPAGCYALEVKADDLEDVETEVCVREGEERVQAITLPSDDDGSDDDGGDDHGGRDGG from the coding sequence ATGCGAGCCAGGACGAGCATGGGAGCGCTGGTGCTGGCGCTCGTGGGCTGTGGCGGTTTCGACAACGGAGACCTGCGCACGGGCACCGTGCGAGGCCGCGTGCTGGGCGCGGAGTCCGGCGTGGCGCGCGTCAGCGTGCTGGGCCATTCAGAGCTGCGCGCGACGGTGAACGCGGACGGCCGCTTCGAACTGGACGGAGTGCCGGCGACGTCGCTGGAGTTGTTCGTGGTCGCCTCCCGCACGCAGGCCGCAAGGACGCCCGTGTTGGCCCAGGGGGCAAGGGTCACCGACGTGGGCGATATCCAGGGGAAGCCCGGGGCCTTCCTCACCGTGAGGGTGCGCGACGAGCAGGGCGCCATCCCGCCCGACGTCGAGGTGGAGCTGCGAGGCACAGGAGAAGACCGCGCGAAGGTGGACACGAGCAGCGGCGAAGTACGCCTGGGCCCACTGCCCGCGGGCTGCTACGCGCTGGAGGTCAAGGCCGACGACCTGGAGGACGTGGAGACAGAGGTCTGCGTCCGAGAAGGCGAGGAGCGTGTGCAGGCCATCACGCTGCCCAGCGATGACGACGGCAGCGATGACGACGGTGGCGACGACCACGGCGGCCGGGACGGCGGCTGA
- a CDS encoding caspase family protein — translation MLLPEEPRVSRLLFIPLVLALVTLGACSTVESREKGRAVRVRLDDGALAAAQEGERHALLIGISAYTDPSWNGLRYAAKDADDLGRVLADPTHGGFRSVTVLTRPEQTTRTSVLAALQALEARPWRPQDTVVVYVSGHGSLARDARGELQRYLVTSDTRYRDVAGTGLEMATLEQALERLGSRRRVLVLATCHSGTGKSLLPPEVRDELSHTKASFLPQPLEAASRASLVLSASDWGEAAREDDALANDIYTHFLIQALDGRGDRNRDGAVSATEAHDWARRNTWAYTEGRQRPSAQILEVGADPVLLAGTLERPGQPEVFSYSARLEGFTLKVDGQEAGELPGGVVVPEGRRKLELRKGGQVLWEDTVALRSGERRELEAFLRPMADGPKRTVTLGGGVLGFLDGKSREQVVPASAQAGVGLGWEGVLLDGKLDLWVDVAAGQGSQSLRLDPGGDVPVRHRTVLVGVAVGPTWKWGRLGLSTGPRVAGLWLQRSFQLELLDRNEQYVTAWPGWMAALSFRFSPVWMVEARAQALWAYVPVDGQTRTVGFGGLMLAGGYRF, via the coding sequence ATGCTGCTCCCTGAGGAGCCGCGCGTGTCCCGCCTGTTGTTCATCCCCCTGGTGCTGGCGCTGGTGACGCTCGGCGCGTGCTCCACCGTGGAGTCGCGGGAGAAGGGCCGCGCCGTGCGCGTGCGCCTGGACGACGGCGCGCTGGCCGCGGCTCAGGAAGGTGAACGGCACGCGCTGCTCATCGGCATCTCCGCGTACACGGATCCGTCATGGAACGGGCTGCGCTACGCGGCGAAGGACGCGGATGACCTGGGCCGAGTGCTGGCGGATCCGACACACGGAGGCTTCCGTTCCGTGACGGTGCTCACGAGGCCGGAGCAGACGACGCGCACGTCGGTGCTCGCCGCGCTCCAGGCGCTGGAGGCCCGGCCGTGGCGGCCCCAGGACACGGTGGTCGTCTACGTGTCCGGGCACGGTTCGCTGGCGCGCGATGCTCGGGGTGAGTTGCAGCGCTACCTGGTGACGTCGGACACCCGCTACCGGGACGTGGCCGGCACGGGCCTGGAGATGGCCACGCTGGAGCAGGCCCTGGAGCGGCTGGGTTCGCGGCGGCGCGTGCTGGTGCTGGCCACCTGTCACAGCGGCACGGGCAAGTCGCTGCTGCCTCCGGAGGTGCGCGACGAGCTCTCGCACACCAAGGCCTCCTTCCTGCCGCAGCCGCTGGAGGCCGCGAGCCGCGCCTCGCTGGTGCTGTCCGCCAGCGACTGGGGCGAGGCCGCGCGCGAGGACGACGCACTGGCCAATGACATCTACACGCACTTCCTCATCCAGGCGCTCGACGGGCGCGGCGACCGCAACCGCGACGGAGCGGTGAGCGCGACGGAGGCCCACGACTGGGCCCGCCGCAACACCTGGGCCTATACGGAAGGCCGTCAGCGTCCGAGCGCGCAGATTTTGGAAGTGGGCGCGGATCCGGTGCTGCTGGCCGGCACGCTGGAGCGGCCCGGGCAGCCCGAGGTCTTCTCCTACAGCGCGAGGCTGGAGGGCTTCACGCTGAAGGTGGACGGCCAGGAAGCGGGAGAGCTGCCCGGTGGCGTGGTGGTGCCGGAGGGGCGCCGGAAGCTGGAGTTGCGCAAGGGAGGCCAGGTCCTGTGGGAAGACACCGTGGCGCTGCGCTCCGGTGAGCGGCGGGAGCTGGAAGCCTTCCTGCGTCCCATGGCGGACGGGCCCAAGCGCACGGTGACGCTGGGCGGAGGCGTGCTCGGCTTCCTCGATGGGAAGAGTCGGGAGCAGGTGGTGCCGGCGTCGGCGCAGGCGGGAGTGGGGCTGGGCTGGGAGGGCGTGCTCCTGGACGGGAAGCTGGACCTCTGGGTGGACGTGGCGGCGGGGCAGGGCAGTCAGTCGCTGCGGTTGGACCCGGGCGGCGACGTGCCGGTGCGGCACCGCACAGTGCTCGTGGGTGTGGCGGTGGGGCCCACGTGGAAGTGGGGCCGGCTGGGTCTGTCCACGGGTCCGCGCGTGGCCGGATTGTGGCTGCAGCGCTCCTTCCAATTGGAGTTGCTGGACCGGAACGAGCAGTACGTCACGGCGTGGCCGGGATGGATGGCGGCGCTGTCGTTCCGCTTCAGCCCGGTGTGGATGGTGGAGGCGCGTGCGCAGGCGTTGTGGGCCTACGTCCCGGTGGACGGACAGACGCGCACGGTGGGCTTTGGAGGCCTGATGCTGGCCGGAGGGTACCGCTTCTGA
- a CDS encoding RNA polymerase sigma factor produces MEASPRREAPVRGEGRGVTEQEMADCIRRAARGDQSACSQLYQRFHGAVRRVAQGSGALEAAEVEDVVQETFVRAFRELPRLQHPRAFSGWLLTIARHHAYALSRNAKARARVEEDLAHEVDAAVPALPPSLTLERRVAVVRALIEGLPEGPEKDTARLFYLEGELSAREIAERLGLGKSAVTMRLERFRARVKRELLARLLAAEVG; encoded by the coding sequence ATGGAGGCGTCGCCCCGACGTGAGGCCCCTGTGCGCGGGGAGGGCCGGGGCGTGACGGAGCAGGAGATGGCGGACTGCATCCGCCGCGCGGCCCGGGGAGACCAGTCCGCGTGCAGCCAGCTCTACCAGCGCTTCCACGGAGCGGTGCGCCGCGTGGCCCAGGGATCAGGAGCCCTGGAGGCGGCGGAGGTGGAGGACGTGGTGCAGGAGACGTTCGTGCGGGCCTTCCGCGAGCTGCCCCGGCTCCAGCACCCGCGCGCGTTCAGCGGCTGGCTGCTGACCATCGCGAGGCACCACGCGTACGCGCTCAGCCGGAACGCGAAGGCCCGGGCCCGCGTGGAGGAAGACCTGGCGCACGAAGTGGATGCAGCCGTGCCCGCGCTGCCGCCATCGCTCACGCTGGAGCGCCGGGTCGCGGTGGTGCGCGCCCTCATCGAAGGGCTGCCCGAAGGCCCGGAGAAGGACACGGCCCGCCTCTTCTATCTGGAGGGTGAATTGAGCGCGCGCGAGATCGCCGAACGGCTGGGCCTGGGCAAGAGCGCGGTGACGATGCGCCTGGAGCGCTTCCGCGCCCGGGTGAAGCGCGAGCTGCTGGCGCGGCTGCTGGCCGCGGAGGTGGGGTGA
- the uvrA gene encoding excinuclease ABC subunit UvrA gives MAPPKAPRTGKTPDPSGFVRVRGAREHNLKHVDVDIPRDALVVFTGVSGSGKSSLAFGTLYAEAQRRYFESVAPYARRLIDQVGVPEVDAIDGLPPAVALQQHRGAPTSRSSVGSVTTLSNSVRMLYSRAGTYPPKLGRLDSDAFSPNTPAGACPKCHGIGRVFEVTERSMVPDDRLSIRERAVAAWPPAWHGQNLRDILVTLGYDIDKPWRDLPKKDRQWILFTDEQPSVPVYAGFTSAEVKRAMARKETPSYMGTFTGAKRYVMTTFATTQSAMMKKRVARYMVASDCDLCEGKRLKRESLSVKFAGRDIGELSRMPLEQVAELIKPTAEGKGKDAEAMAREHPEKVIVAQRITKDLLARIQVLTDLGLGYLSLERSTPTLSPGELQRLRLATQVRSNLFGVVYVMDEPSAGLHPADTEALLRALDRLKEAGNSLFVVEHEVDVIRHADWIVDVGPAAGEHGGRVLYSGVPEGLAKVEASRTRRYLFEEEALRRRSPRKATGRLRLEGVKRNNLRGLDVDFPLGVFTTVTGVSGSGKSSLVSQALVELVAARLGQTLTPEEEEGEPLDREPVVASEGHIAEGMDAIKRLVTVDQKPIGRTPRSNLATYTGLFDHVRKLFAATPLAKSRKYGAGRFSFNTAGGRCDTCEGEGFVSVELLFLPSVYAPCPTCHGTRYNAKTLEVRYREKNIAEVLGMTVDGAFDFFTAEPPLQRALKVLTDVGLGYLRLGQPATELSGGEAQRIKLATELQRTQHGDTLYVLDEPTTGLHPADVDKLMAQLEGLVDAGNTVIVVEHDLRVIAASDHVIDVGPGAGNAGGRVVAQGTPEQVAKVKESRTAPYLARVLG, from the coding sequence GAAGCGCAGCGGCGCTACTTCGAGTCCGTGGCCCCGTATGCGCGGCGGCTGATTGATCAGGTGGGCGTGCCGGAGGTGGACGCCATCGACGGGCTGCCCCCGGCGGTGGCGCTCCAGCAGCACCGGGGCGCGCCGACGTCCCGCTCGTCGGTGGGCAGCGTGACGACGCTGTCGAACTCCGTGCGCATGCTGTACTCGCGCGCGGGCACGTACCCGCCGAAGCTGGGCCGGCTGGACTCGGACGCGTTCTCCCCGAACACGCCCGCGGGCGCGTGTCCCAAGTGCCACGGCATCGGTCGCGTGTTCGAGGTCACCGAGCGCTCCATGGTGCCCGACGACCGCCTGAGCATCCGCGAGCGCGCCGTCGCCGCGTGGCCGCCCGCGTGGCACGGCCAGAACCTGCGCGACATCCTGGTGACGCTCGGCTACGACATCGACAAGCCCTGGCGCGACCTGCCGAAGAAGGACCGCCAGTGGATCCTCTTCACCGACGAGCAGCCCTCCGTCCCCGTGTACGCGGGCTTCACCTCCGCGGAGGTGAAGCGGGCCATGGCTCGCAAGGAGACGCCCAGCTACATGGGCACCTTCACGGGCGCGAAGCGCTACGTGATGACCACCTTCGCGACGACCCAGAGCGCGATGATGAAGAAGCGCGTCGCCCGGTACATGGTCGCCAGCGACTGCGACCTGTGTGAGGGCAAGCGCCTGAAGCGCGAGTCGCTGTCCGTGAAGTTCGCGGGCCGCGACATCGGCGAGCTGTCCCGCATGCCGCTGGAGCAGGTCGCGGAGTTGATCAAACCCACCGCGGAAGGGAAGGGGAAGGACGCGGAAGCCATGGCCCGCGAGCACCCGGAGAAGGTCATCGTCGCCCAGCGCATCACGAAGGACCTGCTCGCGCGCATCCAGGTGCTGACGGACCTGGGCCTGGGCTACCTGTCCCTGGAGCGCAGCACGCCCACGCTGTCACCGGGGGAATTGCAGCGGCTGCGGCTGGCCACGCAGGTGCGCTCCAACCTCTTCGGCGTGGTGTACGTGATGGACGAGCCGTCCGCCGGCCTGCACCCCGCGGACACGGAGGCGCTGCTCCGGGCGTTGGATCGGCTGAAGGAGGCGGGCAACTCGCTGTTCGTGGTGGAGCACGAGGTGGACGTCATCCGCCACGCGGACTGGATCGTCGACGTGGGCCCCGCCGCCGGTGAGCACGGCGGCCGCGTGCTCTACAGCGGCGTGCCGGAGGGGCTGGCGAAGGTGGAGGCGTCCCGCACGCGGCGCTACCTCTTCGAGGAGGAGGCCCTGCGCCGCCGCTCCCCCCGGAAGGCCACGGGGCGGCTGCGCCTGGAGGGTGTGAAGCGCAACAACCTGCGCGGGCTGGACGTGGACTTCCCGCTGGGCGTCTTCACGACGGTGACGGGCGTGTCCGGCTCCGGCAAGTCCAGCCTGGTGAGCCAGGCGCTGGTGGAGCTGGTGGCGGCGAGGCTGGGCCAGACGCTGACGCCGGAAGAGGAGGAGGGCGAGCCGCTGGACCGCGAGCCGGTGGTGGCGAGCGAGGGCCACATCGCCGAGGGCATGGACGCCATCAAGCGGCTGGTGACGGTGGACCAGAAGCCCATCGGCCGCACGCCGCGCTCCAACCTGGCGACATACACGGGCCTCTTCGACCATGTGCGCAAGCTGTTCGCGGCGACCCCGCTGGCGAAGTCGCGCAAGTACGGCGCGGGGCGCTTCTCCTTCAACACGGCGGGAGGCCGCTGCGACACGTGCGAGGGCGAGGGCTTCGTGAGCGTGGAGCTGCTCTTCCTGCCCAGCGTGTACGCGCCGTGCCCCACGTGCCACGGCACCCGCTACAACGCGAAGACGCTGGAGGTGCGCTACCGGGAGAAGAACATCGCGGAGGTGCTGGGCATGACGGTGGACGGCGCCTTCGACTTCTTCACCGCCGAGCCGCCGCTCCAACGCGCGTTGAAGGTGTTGACGGACGTGGGCCTGGGCTACCTGCGCCTGGGCCAGCCCGCGACGGAGTTGTCCGGCGGCGAGGCCCAGCGCATCAAGCTGGCCACGGAGCTGCAGCGCACCCAGCACGGCGACACGCTCTACGTGCTGGATGAGCCCACCACCGGCTTGCACCCTGCGGACGTGGACAAGCTGATGGCGCAGCTGGAGGGACTGGTGGACGCGGGCAACACGGTCATCGTCGTGGAGCACGACCTGCGCGTCATCGCCGCCAGCGACCACGTCATCGACGTGGGGCCCGGCGCGGGGAACGCCGGGGGCCGCGTGGTGGCGCAAGGCACGCCCGAGCAGGTGGCGAAGGTGAAGGAGAGCCGCACCGCGCCGTACCTGGCGCGGGTGCTCGGTTGA